The DNA region CGTGTTTTTCGATTGAGCCGGGTGTATACCTGAAAGGGACCTTCGGTGTCCGCAGTGAGGTGGATATGTATCTGTCGGACAAGGAAGCTATCGTCACGGGGTTGCCGATACAGGCCGAAGTAATACCAATTCTGAAATAGGAGTCTTCCATGCGTACGATTTTCATGGTCTTAGCACTGTTTCTGGTCGACGAGAAGATCGCGGATCGTCTGTGGGAATCGTCGAAGGTCGTCGACGAACTGGTCAAGGCGCCGGATTCCGATATCTCCAAAGAAATCCTCAAACGCGCAGAATGCATCGCCGTCATTCCGGGCTTGAAGAAAGCCGCGCTCGGTTTTGGCGGAGAGCTCGGAAAAGGTGCTGTATCCTGCAAGAAAGACGGCGGAAAAGGACCGTTCGGCGCGCCGGCCATGATATCGATAACCGGTGGGAGCTTCGGATTTCAGTTGGGCGCCCAGGAAACCGACGTCGTGATGCTCTTCATGACGCCCGACAGTTTCAAATACCTGATGCGCGACAAAGTGACGCTTGGAGTGGATGCGTCTGCTGCCGGCGGCCCGAAAGGGCGTGAAGCATCTGCTGAAACCAACGCGACCATGCGATCGGAAATCCTGACTTACTCGCGCAGCCGCGGCCTGTTCGCCGGGCTTTCTCTGAAAGGCGCTGTGCTGCGCCCCGATAAAGACGCGAATGAGAAACTCTACGGCCGCAGGGTGGACCTTCAGGAGCTGATTCAAAAAGGCAATATCGCGGTTCCTGAACCGGCGAGCAAATTCATTCAATCCGTATCGAAAGCAAGTTCGGGTAAATAAGCTTAGAATTTGAAATTGAATGATTGCGGAATCATACAAGGCGTCCACGCAAGCCGCTGCTCTGGTTGAAAAGGATTGGGCCGGGCTGATCAAGCTGAGCGGTGGAGACCGCGTAACCTGGCTTCAAGGCATGGTGACGAACGATGTCGCCAGGCTGAAGCCGGGAACAGGTTGCTATGCCGCGCATCTGACCCCGCAGGGAAAGATCGTCGCTCACATGCAGATCCTTGCCGGCGACGATGCGCTCTGGCTTTCGCTGGAGCGTTCAGCCGTTCCTGCGCTGATCGCTGCCTTCGACAAACTCCTCATCATGGAAGATGTCCAGATGACGGATGCCTCTGACGATTATTCCGTGCTGGGGCTTCTCGGACCCCAGGCTCCTGCTGTCCTGGCTGCCTGGCTCGGCGAGCCGCCGAACCTCGAGAAACCCTATTCGCATCGGACGTTGGACAACTGCCGGGTGGTCCTGTCCGATCTCGGCTATGACATCTGGGTTCCGCGGGCGCAAGCCGACAGCATTGTCCGTGCCATTGCTCAAGCAGGCGCAATGGCAATCGATCATGGAACGTGGGATGTCGTCCGGACGGAGGCGGGCATTCCGATTTATGGAGTCGATATCGATTCGACGACCACCATGCCTGAAATCGGAGAGGCGGGGATCAGTTACGACAAGGGCTGCTATATCGGTCAGGAAGTGGTTGCGAAAGTAAAGTACATCGGTCACGTGAATCGAAGGTTTGTCGGCCTTATCCTTGCGGGCAGCGAGCTTCCGGAGATAAAGAGCGTTGTCCGCAAAGGGGGAAGAGAAGTCGGTCATGTGACCACGAGCCTTTTTTCGCCGAAGCTCAACAAGCCGATCGCTCTCGCTTTCGTGAATCTGGGCGCCTATGCGCCGGGGAACCAGGTGGAGGTCGGGACACAGGCGGCAACTATCGTCGACTTGCCTTTTAAAGACGAATTGGCCGGTTGACGTCGACACTAGTCGTGCCGTTCGGGTTGTTCGGACCAACCGGCAGGGAAGCAAGGGCTAAGGTGTCGGTCGAGTCGCCCGACGAGTGAGCCTGCAGCGCTGCGAGGTACCGGTCATAAGAAATTGTGCCGAAGAACTTGGATTTTTGTCCGAGGCCCGAGCTCATCCCTTGGAAGTCTATGTTGACGGTAATCGAGGTGGTGATGTTGATCAAACTGGCATGGGCCGGAACAACAGCGAGGCTGCAAACCACAAGAACTAATCCCGCCTACGCGAGTCGATGAGTGAATGCCACATTTCCTCCGGTTTTGCTGAGTATCCAGAAGCACCCCGTTTTAGCGCTGCACGAGTCTGGATTGATGGCGCACGAGCACTTAGGACTCCAAACGTCTTTCCGGTCAGAAAGT from Terriglobia bacterium includes:
- a CDS encoding lipid-binding SYLF domain-containing protein produces the protein MRTIFMVLALFLVDEKIADRLWESSKVVDELVKAPDSDISKEILKRAECIAVIPGLKKAALGFGGELGKGAVSCKKDGGKGPFGAPAMISITGGSFGFQLGAQETDVVMLFMTPDSFKYLMRDKVTLGVDASAAGGPKGREASAETNATMRSEILTYSRSRGLFAGLSLKGAVLRPDKDANEKLYGRRVDLQELIQKGNIAVPEPASKFIQSVSKASSGK
- a CDS encoding glycine cleavage T C-terminal barrel domain-containing protein — translated: MIAESYKASTQAAALVEKDWAGLIKLSGGDRVTWLQGMVTNDVARLKPGTGCYAAHLTPQGKIVAHMQILAGDDALWLSLERSAVPALIAAFDKLLIMEDVQMTDASDDYSVLGLLGPQAPAVLAAWLGEPPNLEKPYSHRTLDNCRVVLSDLGYDIWVPRAQADSIVRAIAQAGAMAIDHGTWDVVRTEAGIPIYGVDIDSTTTMPEIGEAGISYDKGCYIGQEVVAKVKYIGHVNRRFVGLILAGSELPEIKSVVRKGGREVGHVTTSLFSPKLNKPIALAFVNLGAYAPGNQVEVGTQAATIVDLPFKDELAG